A segment of the Mauremys mutica isolate MM-2020 ecotype Southern chromosome 7, ASM2049712v1, whole genome shotgun sequence genome:
CCCTATACCTTCCACCCAAGAGGGccttgctgcagaatttaggTCTAGTGTCACCTGATAGACAGGAGCATGGTAATCtggaacaaaaaaacaaaaatatactaCTTCTAAACTCAGATTTTTCTTGATTTCCCTGCAGATACATCAGAAGCGTCTTAGTGTTGGGGAAGGGAGTATAAATTGTCGCATGTACAACAAAACAAAGTTACAGTAGATTAGGAAATGTACGTGTACAATGAATTGGTGCATTCTGGACGTGTGTGGGGCAGTTGGGGTTCTTATAAATTTACACTAGATGAAGCATGTTTCAAAGTAAAATATAAAAGCAGCAGCTAAAATAAATGGATGGTCAAGGAGGAGACAGTCAACAGGGAATCAACTTCTCTCACACAATCTCTAATTAACATAATAAAATACCACTCACAAATTAGAACTAAAACATAAGACATACAAAGGGGAAAATGGCTTTGGGATTTAAGAAGAATAAATTGCAGAAAGGTAAATTAAATGCAGCCATTTAAATACATTAGACACAGTTCTGTTTTTGTTAAGCACCACAGAATATGTATTGCTTCTAGTATCACAAGAAATAAAGCCATGTACAAAAACTCAGTATTGCTTCAGTAACTGAGACTATGCAAAGTGATTACACCTGAACTTAATCCTTAGAAAGCTCGCATCAATTGACTGGCAAATTGAAGAAACTTTCAGAATATGTATGTGTTGAATTTGTCAACATCTTAGTATAACTAGAAAAAGCAGTTAGCTTGATCCCATTATATCAAACAAGAGAATGTACAGTGTAAGACTGATCAGACAAGATGCAGCCCGCTGTTTAAGTACAATATTACTAGATTTCATTTTCACATCCACTAATGGCAATTTTCTCAATGAGTAAGTTTCTACCTAAGAGATAATCCTTTCCAGAAAATAACTGCCTCTTACAGCATATACATAAGCACAGTCTATTACAACAATCCACTACTGAAACAAACTATCATGATGATTTAATAGTTACGATGCAATCAGTTTACATTTAATCTTTTTTATAAAGGAAACCTTTGTAATTGTAAATTACATATCTGTAAAGTCTTCTTCTGTTCTGCTGTAGTGTAGTAACTTGTCTTCTAATCCAAAATTGTCTATCAACAGAGTAAGGCTCAGTTTATTGCCATCTGTAGACAAAGCTGACTGGAGTTCATAAAGCATCAACTGGGTGCTGCATCTCCATTTTGTTATCAAAGACTGCAATTCTGATGGGTTATTCTGaaatggggagggagaaaggtTACTTACAGCGTTGCAGAAATtataaaaaaacaatgtttggaAATTTACAGATATTTATATAACTTAATGAACTGAAAGAGCCCCCAAACAATTACCTTAAAAAACTATATGCAGAGAGAATTTCTgcctcctctggggtggaatgcaaCAATTACTTCTGTAGTAGTGCTGTCCAGGAGAGGAAGTGGGAAAAACAGCTCATCCACTTAAAACTACAGTGGAAGCTTAAGTATGAAGAATGCAATTGAATTAGAATTTGACCCCTCATCATCTACAAAAAGTTGCATGCATCTTTATCATCTGTATATAGGATCTCTGCACTTTCAGCAGTACAACATCCACTAACAATGATGGGAAATTAAGTTGGAATCAAACAGAGAAGCGCTATGTCCTGAATCAACACTGTTTTCAGCAATACCTAGGGCTGCATCAACATTGGCAGCATTCAGACCCAAGAACCTAACACGATGAAAAAAACctgtgccttgtctacactacgggttcTGTGGTTGTTTCTTTTAGTAGAGCTGTACTGTTGGCAAATTATACACCCAATgttgtctagtgtagacaagatatAAGCATTGGTAGTCTCCCAGTCAAGTGCAAACACTTCTCACAATAAAAGACAGAGGTCAAGAACAGTTAAAGATGTATTTGAAATAAACATCCGGATTAAAAATCATTCTTAAAGAGTTACATTATTatgcattattttttattgcatttcttTTAGTTTGGATGATGAAAACAGAATAGTCTTTCATTTTGATTTCTCATCAGTTTCAATTTCAGGTTCTCATATATTAGCCCAAGGCTGCAATCTTTAGGCTTGAAACACTACCaaggaatgtttttgttttaaaaaatacttcTCCAATAGAATTTAAAAACACACAGAAACATTTCTATTAGAGTTGGTCACAATTTTTtgaattttgaaaataaatttaaaacaggaaaacaaaaataaataaatcaaccaACTTTCTTACCTGctttttgactagctctaattTCTACTGATTTTAGGAGTTTATAAAAATGTCTTTTTACAGAACCAAATTTGCCTTGAAATTAGGTCCCCCTTGCCTGGCCCCATTTCAAAAAACATTAAAAGAGAAAAGATTTAGAGCGGAGATAGCGTTGACCTATTCAGAAACTCTTCTCACCTTGGATCTGTACATCTTGACCAGTTTGAGTCTTCGAAGCAGCTCTTCCTTCTCTTGGACCTGCTTCAACAATCTTAATTTTTCCTCCAGTAGTTCTTGTTGACTAAGGTCAGCCCCCAACACCACAGAGTGTGGAGAATTCTGAACAAGTCTGCAGCAATGTCTCTCCTGTTCAGGACTATTCAAACTTGTATTTGCAGCACAGTTCTTCTCCAGGATTTCACAGCTATTTTGTAATCTGGAACAGGATTCTTTTGCCAATAGAGCCCCTTCTTCAGAAGTACTGTAATCTTTTTCTTCAATATCTACTTTAAGGCGTTTTGCCACAGTGAAACTGGAATTAAATGAACGTCTTGCTTTCTTTAATCGCTCCTTAAGTGCTGTGCTCATTGGCTAAAGAAAATGacaaaggaacaaaaaaaaataatcaaacaatATTTTTGCTAATATAAAATGT
Coding sequences within it:
- the SFR1 gene encoding swi5-dependent recombination DNA repair protein 1 homolog translates to METPLLDKSTSLCSTPKDRGTLAPQSTGSGKKPMSTALKERLKKARRSFNSSFTVAKRLKVDIEEKDYSTSEEGALLAKESCSRLQNSCEILEKNCAANTSLNSPEQERHCCRLVQNSPHSVVLGADLSQQELLEEKLRLLKQVQEKEELLRRLKLVKMYRSKNNPSELQSLITKWRCSTQLMLYELQSALSTDGNKLSLTLLIDNFGLEDKLLHYSRTEEDFTDM